Below is a genomic region from Pseudanabaena yagii GIHE-NHR1.
ATCGGAGTTGTGATAGTCACGATAACGAACCTGTAAATCTCTCAGGTCGATTTGCATTGAGGCTTGCATTTTTGGGTGGGGATCTCGATCAAAGTCGGGATAAAACAGATAGCTGATTTTGGGTTTGTGAAGATGAAATTTGATTAGTGTGGCTCCATCCATTCTGCCAATGGTGCGGCTGGCGCATCCTTCATAAAGTCTGAGCATGGTATCAAGATGTTCTAGTGCTGAGATATGCACGTAGAGGGCTTGATGATCTAGTCGCCCAATTTTGCTGTTTCGACAACAGGTAGCGATGAATCCTTCCCTACCTAAATTAAATAACATCAGGTCAGCGGTGGTACTTGCTCCTTGGTAAGATCCGAACAGAGATTTGATATCGGTTTGATATTGTTTAGAAAGCTGACTTGGTTTGAGCCGTTTGTAAGGGTTATCAAAGTTGCTGAGGGCTAAGAATACTAGAATATCTTGGCGGCGCTTATCGGCGATCTCATCCCACTCATCTTGATTTGTGGCGCTGACGATCAAGTTAAAGGCGCGGCGTACTGTCCCAAATTCTGTTAGTAACGGCTCAAAGTTTGACAGTTCTTCACCGACGGGTAATCTACCTCTCTCTGTGAAGAAATCCATGAGGGGAGTAAGTAATTCACGATAGTCTTCAAAGCGTTTGGAGACAAGGCGGATTCTGGGTGTGGTAGCTCTTGAGCGAAAACGTGATGCTCTAAAGCTTTGCGCTTGCATTTCATCACGGAATACAAAATAAATGCCGAGGGCGACAGGAACTGAATCTACGCCTAATACTTGATCGATATAGAGTTTGAGTTCTTCTTGTTCGTAGTATTTCTGAAATGTGTTACGGCTACTCACCACGCCATCACTGTAGGCGATTTGTCCTTTGCCGACATCACCGATTAAAACTTGTGCCGACACTATCAAAACTTTTTGCGTTAATTCCCATGCTTTGATTAGTGCTTCTCTTCTTTCGATCTGTGATTCGATGACGTTGATGATATAGCCGAGATTGACGATTTCGGCATTGGTACGATCGCTTTGTGGTCGATAGTATGGATCCCAACCATTACTGGCGAAGCCGCGATCGCTAATTCTTTTAATATCTTCGCCATGACCACAACCATAGTCAAAGAAGGTTGTATTTTCTGTAAATAGCCCTGCTTCTAGGGCGAGGCGAACGGGTTTAGATAGGTCAGGACGGTGAATTGCAGCTTTATGGCGATCAATTTTGAGGGTTCCCTCACCCCCAGCCCATTTCTCAGAAGGAGAGGGGAGCAAGATTAGTTGATGATCTTTTAATTCAACTTGGTATTCCTGTAAACGTTCTTCCCATCCTTTAAGAGTGCCGATGGTACGGGTCTCATGAAATAAGCCGATCGCTTCTTCTTGTTTGGTTAGTTGAGCAAATATCTGATAAAGCGGATAGTCTTGATTTACGAAGGTTTCTTTGCGATGCAAGATTGGTGGATTGGGAGATTGGTAATAATCGCGCTGTTGAGTAGTTTGGGTTTGGAGGTCAACTTGAATGCTCTGATGCAATGCAGGATGTGGGTCAGTATCAAATTCTGGATAGAACAGGTAGGAGATTTTGGGTTGTTCGTAGTTGAATTTGATGATGGTGAATTTGCTTTCTTTAGGAAGTAGTGATCTGGCTTGGCGATCGCATTCTTGTAATTGTGGAGATAAAGAGGCGATCGCTGATATATGAACATAAAGCGCATTGGGCAACTTTTTGCCAATAGGACTCTGCTGGCATAATTTAATTATTTGAATGTGATTACATTTTATAATCATGTATAATACAGCTAGATGTAATTTATACTATGTTTTAGGGATTATATTACTTAAATCTTTGCAATAATGATTAAGTAGTAGCATTTTAACTCATCTAAAATAATTAAAATACATTATCTTATGACTAACATTATTAAAGAATAATGAACTTGCCAACTAACTTAGATAGCAACAATTCTTTTAAACCTATTCAATATGTAGCGGTTGCTGAATCTTGTCACGAAAGAAATTTGGTGGATTCAATAGAGCAAGAATTTAATATTAAAATTGATTTAATAGTAGTCAAAGAACGTGCTATTCAAATAGTAAATTCTGCTATCAAATTATGGTGGGATGAATATCAATTAACAAGTATTCCAGATATTTCAGAAGAAAGCAATCTTGATTTAATAACTAAATCAAAAAAAGGATTACATACTAATGAGGATATCTTCATAAATGAAGAAACTTCCAAAGCACAAGAATTTATAAAAACTTGGATATCTGACAATAATATATTATCTGACTCTGCAAGAGATATTAAAATTAAAAAGGAAGCAATTAGAAGATTTGCACAGGAGTCTCGAAAGCTAATTAAAAAACACGTTATGGATCAGAGATGTGAGATATTTATAAACAAATTGAATGAAGTTAGATCAACTATGTTAAAAAACATGAGTAAACAAGACAAGAATAAATGGGGAAAACACAAATAATTAGATAAGTTATTACAAATTAGCAATTTAGACACTTATGCAAAAAGCTTATTTGGTTGTTGGAAAGTTAGGACGACAGTTAATTGATGCAGAAGAAGTAAATCACTCTGATTTCAGTAAGATCTTTCAATGTCCTGAGTGTAATGCAACTCTCCACTGGCGTTCAAGTTTTATAAGAGATGGTCATTCTGTACGAGCATCTTTTATTCATCCTAAAGGTAGTATAGATG
It encodes:
- a CDS encoding DNA phosphorothioation-associated putative methyltransferase codes for the protein MIIKCNHIQIIKLCQQSPIGKKLPNALYVHISAIASLSPQLQECDRQARSLLPKESKFTIIKFNYEQPKISYLFYPEFDTDPHPALHQSIQVDLQTQTTQQRDYYQSPNPPILHRKETFVNQDYPLYQIFAQLTKQEEAIGLFHETRTIGTLKGWEERLQEYQVELKDHQLILLPSPSEKWAGGEGTLKIDRHKAAIHRPDLSKPVRLALEAGLFTENTTFFDYGCGHGEDIKRISDRGFASNGWDPYYRPQSDRTNAEIVNLGYIINVIESQIERREALIKAWELTQKVLIVSAQVLIGDVGKGQIAYSDGVVSSRNTFQKYYEQEELKLYIDQVLGVDSVPVALGIYFVFRDEMQAQSFRASRFRSRATTPRIRLVSKRFEDYRELLTPLMDFFTERGRLPVGEELSNFEPLLTEFGTVRRAFNLIVSATNQDEWDEIADKRRQDILVFLALSNFDNPYKRLKPSQLSKQYQTDIKSLFGSYQGASTTADLMLFNLGREGFIATCCRNSKIGRLDHQALYVHISALEHLDTMLRLYEGCASRTIGRMDGATLIKFHLHKPKISYLFYPDFDRDPHPKMQASMQIDLRDLQVRYRDYHNSD